One segment of Methylotenera versatilis 79 DNA contains the following:
- the rplJ gene encoding 50S ribosomal protein L10 codes for MSLNLTEKKAVVAEVSEQVANAQVIVIAEYRGTGVANMTTLRASARKSDVYLRVLKNTLVRRAVENTAFSSLADGMVGPLIFGISKDPVAAAKVLNDFAKTNDKFVIKAGAVPNQLLDVAGVQALASMLSREELLAKFARTLNEVPTKFARAIAAVRDAKAA; via the coding sequence TTGAGTCTGAATCTTACAGAGAAAAAAGCAGTTGTAGCTGAAGTAAGCGAACAAGTAGCTAATGCACAAGTAATCGTGATCGCAGAATACCGCGGCACAGGTGTGGCTAACATGACAACGCTACGTGCAAGTGCAAGAAAATCTGATGTTTATCTGCGTGTACTAAAAAATACTTTAGTACGTCGTGCAGTTGAAAACACAGCGTTTTCGAGTCTTGCTGACGGCATGGTTGGTCCATTGATTTTTGGTATTAGTAAAGATCCAGTGGCCGCCGCTAAAGTGTTAAACGACTTCGCTAAAACAAACGACAAGTTTGTGATCAAAGCAGGTGCAGTACCAAATCAGTTGCTAGATGTTGCGGGCGTTCAAGCCTTAGCATCAATGCTCAGTCGTGAAGAGTTGCTTGCTAAATTTGCACGTACACTTAACGAAGTGCCAACTAAATTTGCACGCGCAATTGCAGCGGTTCGTGACGCTAAAGCAGCTTAG
- a CDS encoding glutathione S-transferase N-terminal domain-containing protein translates to MMKLYSGTVDPFSHRCRIVLFEKGMDFEVIDVDLANKPEDLAVLNPYNAVPVLVERDLVLSEANIINEYIDERFPHPQLMPADPVMRARARLFLYNFEKDLFDHIKDVESDNQEIADKARKTIRDNLTQIVPIFSKQNYLLGDDYSMLDVAVTPLLWRLGHYGIELPNQASPLLKYAERLFSRPLYADAMTPSEKAMRK, encoded by the coding sequence ATGATGAAATTATACTCAGGCACGGTCGATCCGTTTAGCCATCGCTGCCGTATTGTGCTGTTTGAAAAAGGCATGGATTTTGAAGTGATTGACGTAGACTTAGCCAATAAGCCAGAAGATTTGGCCGTGTTAAACCCGTATAACGCAGTGCCGGTATTAGTTGAGCGCGATTTAGTGTTAAGTGAAGCGAACATTATCAATGAATACATTGATGAGCGCTTTCCGCACCCACAATTAATGCCAGCAGATCCAGTCATGCGCGCGCGCGCTAGATTGTTTTTGTATAATTTTGAAAAAGATTTATTCGATCACATTAAAGATGTGGAGTCGGATAATCAGGAAATTGCAGATAAAGCACGTAAAACAATTCGCGATAACCTAACGCAAATTGTGCCTATTTTTAGCAAGCAAAACTATTTGTTAGGTGACGATTATTCCATGTTAGATGTGGCTGTTACGCCTTTATTATGGCGTTTAGGGCATTATGGTATTGAGTTGCCAAACCAAGCTTCGCCATTGCTTAAATATGCAGAGCGTTTATTCTCGCGCCCATTGTATGCAGATGCGATGACGCCTTCAGAAAAAGCGATGCGCAAATAG
- a CDS encoding ClpXP protease specificity-enhancing factor — translation MSDLISTKPYMVRAIHEWCVDNNLTPHLLVAVNPQTRVPVAFVKDGEIVLNLNYSATKDLHMDNEAIVFSARFSGVSQNIYVPMQAVKGIFARENGQGMFFEIDAKVNTKNESINIDSDNATNAASPKSVSTPEKKKPTLTIVK, via the coding sequence ATGAGTGACTTAATATCCACTAAACCTTATATGGTTCGTGCCATTCATGAATGGTGCGTTGATAATAATCTAACCCCGCATTTATTGGTTGCTGTTAACCCACAAACGCGGGTGCCAGTGGCGTTTGTAAAAGATGGTGAGATCGTACTTAATCTTAATTATTCGGCCACCAAAGATTTGCATATGGATAATGAAGCGATTGTGTTTTCTGCACGTTTTAGTGGTGTATCGCAAAATATTTATGTGCCGATGCAAGCAGTTAAGGGTATTTTCGCCAGAGAAAATGGTCAGGGTATGTTTTTTGAAATTGATGCAAAAGTTAACACAAAAAATGAATCAATTAATATTGATTCCGATAACGCAACTAATGCGGCATCACCTAAGTCAGTCAGCACGCCCGAGAAAAAGAAACCAACCTTAACTATCGTTAAGTAA
- the tuf gene encoding elongation factor Tu gives MAKGKFERTKPHVNVGTIGHVDHGKTTLTAAITTILSKKFGGEAKAYDQIDAAPEEKARGITINTAHVEYETANRHYAHVDCPGHADYVKNMITGAAQMDGAILVCSAADGPMPQTREHILLARQVGVPYIVVFLNKADMVDDAELLELVEMEVRELLSKYDFPGDDTPIIHGSAKLALEGDQSPIGEPAIFKLAEALDSYIPMPERAIDGTFLMPVEDVFSISGRGTVVTGRIERGIVKVGDEIEIVGIKPTVKTTCTGVEMFRKLLDQGQAGDNVGVLLRGTKREDIERGQVLSKSGSIKPHTKFTAEIYVLGKDEGGRHTPFFNGYRPQFYFRTTDVTGAVELPAGTEMVMPGDNVSITVALIAPIAMEDGLRFAIREGGRTVGAGVVAKIIE, from the coding sequence ATGGCAAAAGGCAAATTTGAACGGACCAAGCCACACGTCAACGTCGGCACGATTGGCCACGTGGATCATGGTAAGACAACATTAACAGCAGCGATTACCACAATCCTGTCTAAAAAATTCGGTGGTGAAGCCAAAGCTTACGACCAAATTGACGCAGCACCAGAAGAAAAAGCACGTGGTATTACCATTAATACTGCCCACGTTGAGTATGAGACGGCTAACCGTCACTACGCACACGTAGACTGCCCAGGCCATGCTGACTACGTTAAAAACATGATCACAGGCGCAGCACAAATGGACGGCGCTATCCTAGTATGTTCAGCAGCTGACGGTCCAATGCCACAAACACGTGAGCACATCCTTCTTGCTCGTCAAGTTGGCGTACCTTACATCGTTGTGTTTCTAAACAAGGCAGACATGGTAGATGACGCTGAGTTATTAGAGCTAGTAGAAATGGAAGTGCGTGAATTGCTTAGCAAATATGACTTCCCAGGTGACGACACACCAATTATTCACGGTTCAGCTAAACTCGCTTTAGAAGGTGACCAATCACCAATCGGCGAACCAGCAATCTTCAAATTAGCAGAAGCCTTAGACAGCTACATCCCAATGCCAGAACGCGCAATCGACGGCACGTTCTTAATGCCAGTAGAAGACGTATTCTCAATCTCAGGTCGCGGTACAGTAGTAACAGGCCGTATTGAGCGTGGTATTGTAAAAGTCGGTGACGAGATCGAAATCGTTGGTATCAAACCAACTGTAAAAACCACTTGTACTGGTGTTGAAATGTTCCGTAAATTACTAGACCAAGGTCAAGCGGGCGACAACGTTGGTGTATTGCTACGTGGTACAAAACGTGAAGATATCGAACGTGGTCAAGTATTGTCTAAATCAGGCTCTATCAAACCACACACAAAATTCACAGCAGAAATCTACGTGCTAGGTAAAGATGAAGGCGGTCGTCACACACCATTCTTCAACGGCTACCGTCCACAATTCTACTTCCGTACCACAGACGTAACTGGTGCAGTTGAATTGCCAGCAGGTACTGAAATGGTCATGCCAGGTGACAACGTATCAATCACAGTTGCTTTGATCGCACCGATCGCGATGGAAGATGGCTTACGCTTCGCTATCCGTGAAGGTGGCCGTACTGTGGGTGCTGGTGTGGTCGCTAAGATTATTGAATAG
- the rplL gene encoding 50S ribosomal protein L7/L12, whose product MATSNADILDAVSKMTVLELTALITEIEEKFGVSAAAVAVAGPAGGAAPAAAAEQTEFNVILLTAGDQKVSVIKAVRELTALGLKEAKDLVDGAPKAIKEGVNKADADAALKKLIEAGATGEIK is encoded by the coding sequence ATGGCAACTTCAAATGCAGATATTTTAGATGCAGTAAGTAAAATGACAGTATTAGAGCTAACTGCTTTAATTACAGAAATCGAAGAAAAATTCGGCGTATCAGCAGCTGCAGTAGCAGTAGCTGGTCCAGCAGGCGGCGCAGCTCCAGCTGCAGCGGCTGAGCAAACTGAATTCAACGTGATCTTGTTAACAGCTGGCGACCAAAAAGTTAGCGTTATTAAAGCAGTTCGTGAATTAACGGCGCTTGGTTTGAAAGAAGCTAAAGACTTAGTTGACGGCGCACCAAAAGCAATTAAAGAAGGCGTTAATAAAGCAGATGCTGATGCAGCATTGAAAAAATTGATCGAGGCTGGCGCGACTGGCGAAATCAAGTAA
- the rplA gene encoding 50S ribosomal protein L1: protein MAKRINALRAKIDRNKLYPVTEALTLVKENATAKFNESIDTVVNLGIDARKSDQLVRGALVLPNGTGKVTRVAVFAQGAQAEAAKAAGADIVGFEDLAEKVKAGFLDFDVAIATPDAMRIVGTLGQVLGPRGLMPNPKVGTVTPDAATAVKNAKAGQVQYRTDKGGIIHCTIGRASFTVDQLQGNLAALLDALTKAKPAASKGVFLKKVSVSSTMGAGVRVDQATVA from the coding sequence ATGGCTAAACGTATTAATGCGCTTCGCGCAAAGATTGACCGCAATAAACTTTACCCAGTAACAGAAGCGTTAACTTTAGTTAAAGAAAATGCGACTGCAAAATTTAACGAGTCAATCGATACTGTAGTGAATTTAGGTATTGATGCACGTAAATCAGACCAATTGGTTCGTGGTGCTTTGGTGTTGCCAAATGGTACAGGTAAAGTAACTCGCGTAGCTGTGTTTGCGCAAGGTGCGCAAGCGGAAGCTGCTAAAGCAGCTGGTGCTGATATCGTAGGCTTTGAAGATCTAGCTGAAAAAGTTAAAGCTGGTTTCTTAGACTTCGACGTAGCAATTGCAACGCCAGATGCGATGCGTATTGTTGGTACTTTGGGTCAAGTTTTAGGCCCTCGCGGTTTAATGCCAAACCCAAAAGTAGGTACAGTAACGCCTGATGCAGCAACTGCGGTTAAAAATGCAAAAGCGGGTCAAGTGCAATATCGTACAGACAAAGGCGGCATCATCCATTGCACAATCGGCCGTGCATCATTTACGGTTGATCAATTACAAGGCAACTTAGCTGCTTTATTAGATGCATTAACTAAGGCTAAACCAGCTGCAAGTAAAGGCGTGTTTTTAAAGAAAGTTTCTGTATCTAGCACAATGGGTGCTGGCGTACGTGTTGATCAAGCAACTGTTGCATAA
- the rplK gene encoding 50S ribosomal protein L11: MAKKVIGYIKLQIPAGKANPSPPVGPALGQRGLNIMEFCKAFNAATQGVEPGLPIPVVITAFADKSFTFVMKTPPATILIKKAAGITKGSPKPHTDKVGKITRKQAEEIATTKMPDLTAADMDAAVRTIAGSARSMGIEVEGV, translated from the coding sequence ATGGCAAAAAAAGTCATTGGCTACATTAAGCTGCAAATTCCTGCAGGTAAAGCCAACCCAAGTCCTCCAGTTGGCCCAGCATTGGGTCAACGCGGTTTGAATATTATGGAATTCTGTAAAGCGTTTAACGCTGCAACACAAGGCGTTGAGCCTGGTTTGCCAATTCCTGTTGTGATTACAGCGTTTGCGGATAAGAGCTTCACATTCGTGATGAAAACACCGCCAGCAACGATTCTAATCAAAAAAGCGGCAGGTATTACCAAAGGCTCACCAAAACCTCATACCGATAAAGTTGGCAAAATCACACGCAAACAAGCGGAAGAAATTGCAACAACTAAGATGCCTGACTTAACAGCGGCAGACATGGACGCTGCAGTGCGTACTATTGCAGGCAGCGCACGTAGTATGGGTATTGAAGTGGAGGGTGTATAA
- the secE gene encoding preprotein translocase subunit SecE yields the protein MIDKIKLVLSALLLAAGIAGFYLLADKALVLRILAVLAGFAAAIAVLWTTVQGQASLGFIGESIAEAKKVVWPTRKETIQTTVAVFLLVLVMAAFLAVVDIGFAYMVQWLMGRSA from the coding sequence ATGATAGACAAAATTAAGCTGGTGTTATCTGCATTGCTGTTGGCGGCTGGTATCGCTGGCTTTTATTTGCTGGCAGATAAGGCGCTTGTGCTGCGGATTCTTGCTGTTTTAGCAGGTTTTGCCGCGGCTATTGCTGTTTTATGGACTACCGTTCAAGGCCAAGCTTCGCTAGGTTTTATTGGTGAGTCAATTGCGGAAGCAAAAAAAGTAGTCTGGCCAACCAGAAAAGAAACTATACAAACTACCGTTGCGGTATTTTTATTGGTGTTGGTAATGGCGGCTTTCTTGGCGGTGGTTGATATCGGATTTGCTTATATGGTGCAATGGTTAATGGGACGGAGTGCTTAA
- the nusG gene encoding transcription termination/antitermination protein NusG codes for MSMRWYAVQAFSGMEKSVKAGIEERITRSGLQDQFGDILVPVEEVIEMKSGVKKITERRLYPGYVLVQMSMSDESWHLIKSTPRVTAFIGGSAQRPTPIKDKEVEIILQRMDDSKSNPTQKLTFEKGEIVRVIDGPFKDFSGAVEDINYEKSKLRVSVVIFGRATPVELDFSQIEKEV; via the coding sequence ATGAGTATGCGTTGGTATGCAGTCCAAGCTTTTTCCGGTATGGAAAAATCAGTAAAAGCAGGCATTGAAGAGCGTATTACACGTTCTGGCTTGCAAGATCAATTTGGTGATATTTTGGTGCCAGTTGAAGAAGTCATTGAAATGAAGTCTGGCGTTAAAAAAATTACAGAGCGTCGCTTGTATCCGGGCTACGTGCTGGTGCAAATGAGCATGTCTGACGAAAGTTGGCATTTAATCAAAAGTACGCCACGTGTAACGGCCTTTATTGGTGGTAGCGCCCAGCGTCCAACGCCAATTAAAGATAAAGAAGTTGAAATTATTTTACAGCGCATGGATGACAGTAAGTCTAATCCAACACAAAAGTTAACCTTTGAAAAAGGTGAGATTGTGCGTGTGATTGATGGTCCATTTAAAGATTTCTCTGGTGCGGTTGAAGATATCAACTACGAGAAAAGTAAGTTGCGTGTTTCAGTGGTCATTTTTGGTCGCGCTACACCAGTTGAATTAGATTTCAGCCAAATTGAAAAAGAAGTTTAA